Sequence from the Temnothorax longispinosus isolate EJ_2023e chromosome 6, Tlon_JGU_v1, whole genome shotgun sequence genome:
CTTCCAGTTCGAGCTGAGATCAATTTCGCTTCGCGGCGACTTTCTTCCTCGGCGTATCTTCGAGCGTTGCGGTTTACGCGTTATAGATTATGCGTTCCCTTCGTTATATTCTTTGGGAATACAGTTCGAATCATCAAgccttttattttgaaaaattcaagaagCGAAAACTTgagacaaaaaaatatatatataatatataatatattacatttttattcaaatttttattattaaagcacgtaaaatattttcgcgaTACTCTTGAAGCAATATTCTCCCGAAGTGAATGCCAAAtcagctttttttttaagtgttggacaaaattattaaaaattatattcggaCACGATTATTCTTTGAccgataattatttcattgaaTGAAACTTGAGAATACTTCAACAGATCATATtcgcacatatatattttttattttatattatttatcacatcCAAGTATATTTGAGAAAATCGCAGACGAGGCAGTTAGCGGTTATAAAATTTACGCACAAGCAGAACTCCTTGATTCTGCATAAAATCATCGGTTAGTCCCTACGTCCTGCCTAAAAAAATCGTGCGTTCCGTCGCGTTGCTTCTCATCgtctcctctctttttcccccGCGATCCTTAGATCAAAAGCGCGTGGGCATAGTGCTTATGATTTATATCACATCCTTCGTATGTGCGGCAGTGTTCCTTATGTGTTGATCGGCCATGACGCCATCGAATCTCTGTCGCGGGCTCGAATTCAAGATTCAAAGGAGCGTTTACATCATTCATCTTTCGGTTCGTGTTCAGCTCTAAACGGCAGTTACGTTACGCGGGTCAAGAAAAACTTCCGGTAAGGACGGTTCGTCGACATTCATCCTCTTGGACTTGTAATTTGTCATAATAATCTCAAActtcttataattttgttgctgGTAATTTGAACGGTTTCTTCTCATTAACATCCATATAAATAGATTCTGTCAATTCAGTTCTTTCCAAAACTGAAAGAGCCGTTCAGAACCGAAACTGacgaatatattttccttttaaaCTTCCGTGTGCGTGTCCGAACGatttcttctctctcgttttTTCATTCGATTCTCCAGCACAGAGCCCGGCAACGAAACCATACAATCTATTCTTTACCGGAGAGACGTTTCTCTTCTCCCATTGACGATTCTCTCTAGCAGCAGCGATGGACTCGATGTACCGACATTCGCCTCCGTTCTCATTCCTTCCACCAGCCGCAGAGACAGCAGTACCATCGCCTCTCGGGATGGGGCTGAATTATCTGCTATTGTCAGTGCATCGCTCTGGTAGTTGTCAGATGCGTGGTCTCGGCCCTTTtgggcggcggcggtggcggtcgCCTCTTCCCGGCAATCGCGTTGACGATGTTCATGCTGCGATTCTCGTCGGCAAATCTCACTGTCGTCTGCCGGGCCGGGCTGGACGCGTACTCGACCGGCGCGTGAGGATCCGTCGCGTATACATTCTCATACAGATTATCCGCACCGTAGTGTTCCTGCACCCAGTTAGACACATTGGTTTCCCTGTAATCGGCCACGGCGGGCGGCGGGTCCCGAAAACCGAGCACCTCGTGCGGCGTCGTCGTCGAATCTAGCTTGCACTTCTGCGCAACCTGCCACTTTTTCCTCATTACCCTCTGGAGGTCCTTGAGGAAATCGCCTGGCGGCGCCTGGTCGGACGCCGCCAGCTTCTTCGGCGACGTGAGCCTAGTGCTGTCGGATCTTCTAGGCGGCGTCGGCTTTCGTTGCGGTAACGCAGGACTGCCGGGTTCCTGTTGAGGTGGTAGATTAAATGAGATCTTCTTTCCGGTTCCGGTCTTCGACTTGGGCGACGTCGGTGGTTCTTGAATGGTCACTCGTCGTTGCGGCTGCGGACTGGAAGCGGCCTTCAATTCGGCCAGATAAGGCGGCGCCGCGTAATGACCGGTTCCTTGTTTCATAGCGCTACGTCGGACGGTGTCCATATTGGGATTTGGCCTGATCGTCTGGATCGTGTTGTGATGACCGGACTGGTATATCGATTCGACCTTGGAATTTTGCCGGCCGAGACTCTGGGAATTGGTGTGTGGCGGCTGAGTGCCATAAGCCGGCGGTGGCACGAAGGGCGGTGGCGATGTGAAATTAGGCGAGTTCGGAGTGTAGGTCGGCGTGCTCGCCGTCGATCCTGGATAGGAACTGTGCGGTGAAGATACGGAATTGGCGGTGTTGTTCGCATTATGAACATTCGGAGATGCATTCGAATTGTAATTCTGGACCGAGTTGCTGTTCAGCGCGATACTATTTGTATATACTTGATTGGACTGCGACCTGGGATTGGGAGTGTGCGTAGGAGTGCTCTCAGGAGTCACAGAGTTCGTAGGGGTGGACTGCTTGGGTCTGGCACGACGTATCGTTCCGGTCTCGCCGACGAGCGGGCTGGGCGGTGGCGGTAGAGACGCGAGACTTAACGAGGAGCCCGTGAGCTCCGGCGTATTGCAAACCGGAAGTTCACCGGgtgccggcggcggcggcagagAGTCTAGTGAGAGATTCGAGCGGAACATCTCGGGGGGTGGCGGCGGAAGCGACTCGCTGTCAGACTCGACTTCCTCGGCGACTCTTGATGGCGACGGTGGCGGTGGCAGTGAGGTAATTGAATCCATCTATAGGACACAAACTTGTTCGTTACATATCGGATAAATCTTAGGCTATGTTAAATTCtttagtaatataaattaccaTGCACGCTTGTATCGGGCTCGTCGGTGTCTTCGACTCTTGACTTTCCGATCTGCTGTATCCCATAGGGCTCGCTCTTTCCCTCACCGGCGTGCCGGGAGGTACTGGACTAACGGGCGTCGCGTTTCCAGATCTATGATGTCTCTTCAACGTTCCGGATCCGTCGGAATCAGTGCCGCTTCGCCGACGACTGTGCCTCCTAGTCAGCGTACCGGATCCCGAGCTCGTCGGACTTGGACAGGAGTCCGGCTCGTCTCGAACGGTTTCGCCGACCTCTTTCAATTGCCTCGTAATCGACGTGAGGGGCAACTTCGGATTCATAGACGGCTTCCGCTTTATCGTGCCGGTTGGAAACTCACCGCATTCGAAAGCCACCTGccaaacaattaataattgaatgagaattaaataattggaaTTATGACGCAACAGTAACAGtcgcatataataatattttttaataaatttattttagcaatCAAAGTATTTAATCACCTCACAACTACTCGGTGCCCCATCAGACAGGCATCCGCTAGAGCTGGAGCTGCTCGCTCTGCTCAGCCTGCCGTCATTGTTGTAGCTCTGCCGTTGTTCCGGATTATAACTCTGTCTTTGTCCGTCGTATTGCCTCGTCGTAGCGACTACCGTTTCGTTGCTGTGCCTCACATTCTCCGCAAACTGCCTAGCGTTGTCATTCGTCGTGTTATACTGGGTCTGATTTGGCGGGGTAGCGATAGAACTGACCGAACACGATCTGGCGTGTGCTAACAAGTCCAGATCTTCCTGCGCCAGTTCGTCTACGAGCGCCCGATAGTTCTCCATCAGCTGCCTGCCGTACTTTGCCACGCGGATGCCAACCATCCATCGCTCCAAGGACGCGTTATCCTCCGCGCAGAGGAATTTGATGTACTTGGTGGATTTAGGCTGTTGCAGCCGTGGATGCTTCACGGCGAAGCAGAAATCTGTGGGCGCCTTGTATTTCTTTCGCCAACCAACGCCATAATAAACCTGGTTAACAGTTAGCGACATTCTTTATGGAATCGACTTGCATAATTCATGGCTGAagaattttatagtaaataatttaaagaaggAGATCATACAATCTTAAGGTAGAACGAGATATAATGGATATAGGATGCAACTTGTACAACCGCtaaaaattattgagaaagaatatataaaagtatggCAAACCTGATTAACGTCGAAAGTCGCCAGGCAGATGAGATCTCGAGCGGTGCGCGCTTTTTCCTTGGGCCAATAATAAAGACCAGAAGCTCGTAGAATGAAGTGATACCTCTTCCAGCCCTTCTTGCTGTCCGATTTCAAGTACAGCGGACCCTCGACCTGGAACCGAATGGTAATCGATGCAGAAGAGAAGTGGGATGTATGTCAACGAACTCGTTACCATCGCTCAGTCCGGTTGCCAAGACGCAACGAGATCGTAAACACGTCATCCCGCCGCTTACCTCGGGCACGCCGACGTTGCTGCTCGAGAAGAACTCCTCCAGTAGGATATTTCTCGAGTGGTCGTCGTactcgccgccgccgcgatcTGTGGGACCGAGAAGGAATCGCTCGGGCGTGAGGAATAGCTGTGTTTTATCCGGTCTCTCGACGAAAAGCAACTTGTTTTTGGAATCCCTGGTCCACAGCAGTAGATTCTCCACCAACAATTCGTGGTCCTCGTAAACCCTCTCtgaaagttttaataatatctcgtTCATTACGTATTCTGTTCTGCAAGTCAACGTCGATAGTGCAATAAAATCGTTTCTTGAAGCTTGCGATGGATTCTTTTCAGAAAAAGTTCCAATAAcatgaagaaaaaattatagatgtTATGTGTTGGATGTAATAACGCGCTGCTTGTCATTTAAAgttacataatacatatattatatataaaatatatctattcaatgctatttttagtaataatacataaatataagaaaggCTTTTTTCAAGCTCTAGtaaatatcgattaaaaataagaatgtcggcattaaaaattaatgttgcaTGTAAATATTATCCAGCAGAGAATAATTGTTGCGCCACCAGTCTAGCAATTAGCAGTCGACAAATAGAAGATAATAGACTCACCCATGAAGAGATCGGGCAAGTGCTCGACCACGGCCCACTTTGGATCCATTGGCACGTGGTTTTTGTCCGCGAGCAACCTACACACGTGCGCGACGCTCATCCCTTCGTCGACCAGGAGGCTTTTACCGCTGCCGTCCAACGTAAACGCTTTGATGAAGAGCTTCTGTACGCTCGCCTCGCGCATCTTCTCCAGTGCCAGGCGGATCTTCTCTGCCTTCGCTCTACTCGCTGCATCTCAAGAGATAATTGCAAACAAATTTACTCATGATGCACGATCCCATCTGACatagatataaatacaagtaaaaatagaatatttgcCGTTCAAGTATTTTAAACAGATAAAATAGCGCACGTAAAACGAACGAATTTAAAGAAATGggattaacaaaatttaaattggtCTCAGTTAAATCGATGACTCAATTAACGATCTGTAATTATCGATCACGGcgtaaagtaataaaataaagactcACCGACAAGTTGGTGTGGTTGTTGCTGAGGAGCTGTGTGCATGGCGGTCTGAGGTGGCTTGTGTCCGGAACCGCTACTACTTGCCGAACTTTCGCTGGACAGCATggacaccgtgtccgaaaaCGCACTGTCGTTATCGGGACTATCAGTGCGCATACCTATAATAACAAGATCAAACATAAATgagtataaagataaaatattttaagcttTATTATGcactatacataatataatataatttataaaattgcaagtAATATAAAGTAGGttgctatatataatttaagcaACAAATCAAATACAATAAATGCGAATAATATATCGCAAGAAAATTTCACTGATATTCAAGCCCGTACCTCCTTCATTTTTGATGTCAGTGCTGTCGCCCGGATTGATCCTTGCGCTGGTGGGTCGTCCTGGCCTTTGTGAATCTGCCGCAGGAGTGGCGGCGATGTCGCCGTCGCAACGTCGCTCCAAAGCGCACAATTCACCGAGAATCGCGTCCAGGTCGACATCCTGTGAATCTGTAAAAGTACCATTGACGTgtgttacatattttacattggaaaaaaagttaaaaaatacacagCACATTACTCTGCACAAAGAGagcgatatataaaattttcatcgctaaattactaaattagcaatatatacatatttacaatttaaaaatttatacgttaTTGGAAATAATGTGATATCTAAAGTCTttgtttacatattttcaatatattctgAGATTGCATTGTTAAATCTATGTTTAGAAGCATAAATTACGCAAGAtacaacattaaaatattttaattcctgTTCGTTATCATCTTATCTTAAATCTACATTTACATTAGCTTTTTACGATTATTAATCAAAGACTTCGCCACGGTTTCTTAGGAAACGGTAAAGGTAAATTCGAGTCCCCCCGAGTGTCTGTCCTTATGCAAGCTCATGTCATGTACACGTCATAATTATACCACGTATCACTATCAATATGTGATAGCACGCATACATGGAACTCTTCGCAGCAATTAGCGAAATTAGCAGTCGGCAATTCAGCGGAGTATCTCACACGTGAATGTTCCAGTGTATAATGCGACATATACACTGCTCGAAAAAACGGTGGGTATAATAATCGCAAAGTTTCTATCGAGCTTTTCATCCACATGATAACGTTATATCAGTTGagctctttttttaaatgctaatTATTCATTACCGATGGTAACTTATAATGTAGagactaattataattatcgatataacaaagaaaacaatgcaatttaaatttgcatataattaCGGTCAACTGCCCAGTGGGGCAGTtgtgcaaatattaaaatgtaaaatcgtaaaacacttgaaaaaagaaaagaaaaataagaaatgaatataaaaatccaaagaattattttctgaTGATTTTCTCTGAACTGAAACCAAAACGCACGTAATCGTACTTACTTCGCGGAACGTTTCGTAATCACGTTGGATCTGAGTAGTAATATGAATTTGTACAATTCACGGTAGGCGTGACACTCCGTCGGGTCGCAAAAGAGCGAGCGAGGACACTGTTGGAGATGCCTCTCTTTCGCTTTGCTGATACCGTAAGTGAGTTTCAGGTCGCTAGGAAAAAGTGCGGCGCGACGTGATTAATTGATAATGTGCGAATTAGTGTCAAGACTGCTTTCATGACCAACATAAAGCGACGAGGCTTCTCAAACTTATCAAGAAAACTATAAGCATATCAGAATCTGTGTGtaattttataacgattaGTAGTCCAGACGATAAAAGATTTACGTgatatcgtaaaattaatgacacaaaatatttaaaggcATTGTGAGAAAGTGCACGTTGCTGCAACTTTGATGACATTCTATTAGATAACAATACGATAATATAAAGTAcaattatactatattttaatcgaattatatatttatgtttgataGTGAAATAAACTTCTTCTCTCAGCTTCGACTTGATTTCTTACTCTTCTTATTTAAATCCCTTTTAGTCTGAACATTCGAGATATCAAACAATGGCAACTTCTTGCTCTTTGACCGTACGTTCTATTGCGTTTTAATGATTACACGCGATTGTATAGGCGCATGCAATTTAGCACGCAGTTTTCTGCAACTTTTCAGAACGCGACTCCTCGGCCGACGACGCCGCGTCGGTGAGTGACGTGCACCCCGCGGAATGCGAACGATATCGCCGCGCGAATCGTCACCGCGAAACCGCCGACGTTGACGTTGCGCGAATGCGAAAGAGAAGCCGAGGAATCTCGCGAACGTTTATCATGCAGATTCGTGTGCCTCGCCGTCCGCCTCGAATTTCTCACGCGTTGCCCGCGGTGTCCGCGTTGTTCACGACGGAGAACCGCCGAGGGAACTTCGAATTAATTATGGGATGTAATATTCCAGCTGATTTGCATTGCATAGACGCGTATTTGTCATAGATATAGGAGAAGTTTCTTACTCCAATATGACGAACGGATTatacatgttaaaattaatatcagttTAATCCGCTTTAAATTTGCATCTTAGTTAAGTACAAGAACGGATGCATGCAGCCGTCACGCTTAAAGTTGTATCAGATAATCTTTATGTAGACTTTTTGCATTCGTGACGGTGAAGTTGCAATCGCAGTCGTATTGTAATACGAGGCTGTAAATGTGTCAACTTTGGAGAATTAATGGGATTGCAGAGATGATATACATGCATACACGCCGGGGATCGCGGTACGTGCTGTTCCTCAAACGAGTTACGTCGAATGAAAATGAAACCGGGGTGTGCGTGCATCGCACTTTCCACGAGGCGCGAACAACGCGCTAGTTGCAAGTAGCACCCGGCGACTACCGTTACGGCGAAGTTACGCGTACGCATCGTAACTTCATCGTGGCAAGCGAGCACCTCGACGATAAACCTAACCGGTCATCCGCATTCGGAAGACAACATGGACGGGAACGTGTGAGTCACGACTTTCCGACATGACCGATCTTCCAACGCTTCTAGCGATCGCTTTCGATAGCGGAATTCACGAcggaataaaaagaaagtggcGAAATCCGCAAGCAAAAGTTTTATCCGATACTTAACGTAAAGTTCAAAAAACAGACTTAAAAAAATGCAGAAGTACAAAAAGTTAgccattttctttaataatgcCAACTTTCCGTTAGGAAGTGACTAATTTGAATTGATAATAAAggaattatgcaaattttttataactaatcTGTCGGAGTGTAAAGAGCGCGAAATTGTGTGTTAACTTCAGACTAACAAGTTCGTCTCAGGAAAAATTTAAGTCTTGGCTTAATTGCCAAGGTTCACCGTAGAAGGCGGACCGTCCTAGATAACCAGACTACATTCTCAGCTTGTGACGTTGTATTCgcgtgtaaaataaaacagaatcaAGTAAAGATAATCATCATTTCTTTCCTAATTATATGCCTATTatcaagaatatttatttattattctttgttCTTcattactaaataaaattgaaagtaattaaataaaaataacgtattgacaaataaaatgtgagacttaaattaaaaaagtttcaaaccATGTCTCTCCcataaatgaatttttctgTTGTCTCAAAGGGCATTGAACTTAGTTCACGGACTTTGCCATATgctatatatacttataaaacgCCCTGTAATCGTTTTTCACGGCGATAAGACGTGGCTCTTGTCGTTTTTTCAGATTTGTTTACACGATGGTGAGATTTGTAGTGGTAAGTCTGTTCAAAAAGAAATTCAGACACGTATCGATCTCCTTCTCTGCGATATGACAAgaggataaagaaaaatgagaaataaaggATTAGGGAAAGGCACAATGCCGGCTTTTACGAGTCTCGTGGCTATGCCATTATCGGAAGGGGTCGTcggaaaaagataaatgttgGGTAAACACGGGAATGGTGCGCAACGTATCTATCGGATTTACCTTATactatataatacacatattccGTGGAAAGAGacgaaaaaatttgtaataaaagcgCTTTATGGTGTAGTAATAATTCACTTATATAATCTgaacttaatatataaatatcctaAAGGGTCTCTGTAAAATTTCGAGTTTAAAAAGTTAACGAGAAACCTGCGGAATAGATTAATATTTCGAAGTTacggaaaataaattaacaattaattaaagcttTCATACGCGAACTGCAGATTTTGCAAAGTTTAATTCGTTACGTAAGCtcaaaaaaagagattaataGCTCCCAATTATGAACAATGCAGTTTTAATCTAAACTACCAGCGAAATTTATGCGACTTTGATTTAATCATGAAGAGCTTATATATCGCTACGGAAGGTAAATCTCGgaagttaattatataaaattttagttgctatttaaaattaaaggatTATGGTGGTTCCAAGCGTTATCGCGCCAAAATGTTTCTTTGTCGAGATTTGCTTAAAAGAAAATGGAtagtttc
This genomic interval carries:
- the LOC139814144 gene encoding uncharacterized protein isoform X4 — encoded protein: MDRLFRWKSHKAQEDGLDNVSSATLRPFNSDINTPRIDSYRFSMANLEDSQDVDLDAILGELCALERRCDGDIAATPAADSQRPGRPTSARINPGDSTDIKNEGGMRTDSPDNDSAFSDTVSMLSSESSASSSGSGHKPPQTAMHTAPQQQPHQLVDAASRAKAEKIRLALEKMREASVQKLFIKAFTLDGSGKSLLVDEGMSVAHVCRLLADKNHVPMDPKWAVVEHLPDLFMERVYEDHELLVENLLLWTRDSKNKLLFVERPDKTQLFLTPERFLLGPTDRGGGEYDDHSRNILLEEFFSSSNVGVPEVEGPLYLKSDSKKGWKRYHFILRASGLYYWPKEKARTARDLICLATFDVNQVYYGVGWRKKYKAPTDFCFAVKHPRLQQPKSTKYIKFLCAEDNASLERWMVGIRVAKYGRQLMENYRALVDELAQEDLDLLAHARSCSVSSIATPPNQTQYNTTNDNARQFAENVRHSNETVVATTRQYDGQRQSYNPEQRQSYNNDGRLSRASSSSSSGCLSDGAPSSCEVAFECGEFPTGTIKRKPSMNPKLPLTSITRQLKEVGETVRDEPDSCPSPTSSGSGTLTRRHSRRRSGTDSDGSGTLKRHHRSGNATPVSPVPPGTPVRERASPMGYSRSESQESKTPTSPIQACMMDSITSLPPPPSPSRVAEEVESDSESLPPPPPEMFRSNLSLDSLPPPPAPGELPVCNTPELTGSSLSLASLPPPPSPLVGETGTIRRARPKQSTPTNSVTPESTPTHTPNPRSQSNQVYTNSIALNSNSVQNYNSNASPNVHNANNTANSVSSPHSSYPGSTASTPTYTPNSPNFTSPPPFVPPPAYGTQPPHTNSQSLGRQNSKVESIYQSGHHNTIQTIRPNPNMDTVRRSAMKQGTGHYAAPPYLAELKAASSPQPQRRVTIQEPPTSPKSKTGTGKKISFNLPPQQEPGSPALPQRKPTPPRRSDSTRLTSPKKLAASDQAPPGDFLKDLQRVMRKKWQVAQKCKLDSTTTPHEVLGFRDPPPAVADYRETNVSNWVQEHYGADNLYENVYATDPHAPVEYASSPARQTTVRFADENRSMNIVNAIAGKRRPPPPPPKRAETTHLTTTRAMH